The following proteins come from a genomic window of Helicobacter canadensis MIT 98-5491:
- the rfbH gene encoding lipopolysaccharide biosynthesis protein RfbH, producing the protein MGCKNLKQDILSKVKEYYSLCHKDEQIQFIEGKTKINYAGRIFNEKELEYLIDSSLDFWLTYGKYSEKFEKELAKFLGVRWAFLVNSGSSANLLAFYALTSPLLKERQIKRGDEIITVAAGFPTTVAPIVQYGAIPVFVDMELKYANIDVSQLDLALSSKTKAVMIAHTLGNPFNIKVIREFCNKNNLWLIEDNCDALGSKYDGKYTGTWGDIGTSSFYPPHHITMGEGGAVYTSNLILKKIILSMRDWGRDCWCKSGVDNTCGCRFTQQFGSLPEGYDHKYVYSHFGFNLKVTDMQAAVGCAQLEKLPSFIEKRRNNYRKLYKELRTIEQLELVEEQPSSEPSWFGFMMTVKDDAKFERNDIVAFLEKNNIQTRSLFAGNMIRHPAFSSLKMGRDYKIVGELKVTDKIMTNSFWIGVYPGMDDEKINYMISKIKEFCMR; encoded by the coding sequence ATGGGTTGCAAGAATTTAAAACAAGATATCTTAAGCAAAGTGAAAGAGTACTATAGTTTGTGTCACAAAGATGAACAGATTCAGTTTATAGAAGGAAAAACTAAAATAAATTATGCTGGTCGGATTTTTAATGAAAAAGAATTGGAGTATTTAATTGATAGCTCACTGGATTTTTGGCTTACCTATGGAAAGTATTCTGAAAAATTTGAAAAAGAATTAGCTAAATTTTTGGGGGTTAGGTGGGCTTTTTTGGTCAATTCTGGCTCATCTGCAAATTTATTGGCTTTTTATGCTTTAACCTCGCCATTATTAAAGGAAAGACAAATTAAAAGAGGTGATGAGATTATAACTGTAGCTGCAGGATTTCCAACCACAGTAGCACCTATTGTTCAGTACGGAGCCATTCCTGTATTTGTTGATATGGAATTAAAATATGCTAATATTGATGTTTCTCAGCTCGATTTAGCTTTAAGCTCTAAAACAAAGGCTGTTATGATTGCACATACCTTAGGGAACCCTTTTAATATTAAAGTTATTAGGGAATTTTGTAATAAGAATAATCTTTGGTTAATTGAAGATAATTGTGATGCATTGGGCTCAAAGTATGATGGTAAATATACTGGCACTTGGGGCGATATAGGAACAAGTTCTTTCTATCCTCCTCATCATATAACCATGGGCGAGGGCGGTGCAGTTTATACTAGTAATTTAATATTAAAAAAAATTATTCTTTCAATGCGCGATTGGGGAAGGGATTGTTGGTGCAAGAGTGGTGTAGATAATACTTGTGGTTGTCGTTTTACTCAACAATTTGGAAGTTTGCCAGAAGGGTATGATCATAAATATGTGTATTCTCATTTTGGTTTTAATTTAAAGGTTACAGATATGCAAGCGGCTGTTGGGTGTGCACAGTTAGAAAAACTACCAAGTTTTATAGAAAAGAGGAGGAATAACTACAGGAAATTATATAAAGAATTAAGGACAATAGAGCAATTGGAGTTAGTAGAAGAACAACCTAGTTCAGAGCCCAGTTGGTTTGGTTTTATGATGACTGTAAAAGATGATGCCAAATTTGAACGCAATGATATTGTAGCTTTTTTAGAGAAAAATAATATTCAGACTAGAAGTTTGTTTGCGGGTAATATGATTAGGCATCCTGCATTTAGTTCTTTGAAGATGGGAAGAGATTATAAAATAGTGGGAGAATTAAAAGTTACCGATAAAATTATGACAAATAGTTTTTGGATTGGAGTATATCCAGGAATGGATGATGAAAAAATTAATTATATGATTTCAAAAATTAAAGAGTTTTGTATGAGGTAG
- the rfbF gene encoding glucose-1-phosphate cytidylyltransferase codes for MKVLVLAGGLGTRLSEETGLKPKPMVEIGGKPILWHIMKIYSYYGFNEFIILTGYKGHVIKDYFINYYTQYSDITVDMLDNSVQIHNTRHEPWKVTMLYTGQDSMTGGRILHAKDYVSDETFMLTYGDGVSDVNINDLLSFHKSHDKAITMTSVLPEGKFGALDIDSSTNRIKSFTEKPKGDANLNNAGWINGGFFVCEPKVFDYIKEGDMTVFEQAPLRNLAQDGELYSYQHHGFWKCMDTLKDKNDLNKMWLGNKAPWALWQNQ; via the coding sequence ATGAAAGTTCTAGTTTTAGCAGGTGGTCTTGGAACAAGACTTTCAGAAGAAACAGGTTTAAAACCAAAACCTATGGTGGAAATAGGTGGAAAGCCTATTCTATGGCATATAATGAAGATATATAGTTATTATGGATTTAATGAATTTATTATTTTAACAGGATATAAAGGTCATGTTATAAAAGATTATTTTATAAATTATTATACGCAATATAGCGATATAACAGTAGATATGCTAGATAATTCTGTTCAAATTCATAATACTAGACATGAGCCATGGAAAGTAACTATGCTTTATACTGGACAAGACTCTATGACAGGTGGTAGAATCTTGCATGCTAAAGATTATGTAAGCGATGAGACTTTTATGCTGACTTATGGAGATGGTGTTAGCGATGTAAATATTAATGATTTACTAAGTTTTCATAAAAGCCATGACAAAGCTATCACAATGACTTCTGTTCTTCCTGAGGGAAAATTTGGCGCATTAGATATTGATAGTTCAACAAATCGTATAAAAAGTTTCACAGAGAAGCCAAAGGGTGATGCTAATTTAAATAATGCTGGCTGGATAAATGGTGGTTTTTTTGTATGCGAACCAAAAGTATTTGATTATATCAAAGAGGGCGATATGACAGTTTTTGAACAAGCGCCATTGAGAAATTTAGCACAAGATGGTGAACTTTATAGTTATCAACATCATGGTTTTTGGAAATGTATGGATACTTTAAAAGATAAAAATGATTTAAATAAAATGTGGCTGGGCAATAAAGCACCATGGGCATTATGGCAAAATCAATAA